In Methanobacterium sp., a single window of DNA contains:
- a CDS encoding formate dehydrogenase, whose amino-acid sequence MKSQLILAKAKDKEIREKGECGGAVSALYKYLLDEGLVKGVLTLSMGDDIYDGIPTLVESSEDLVETCGSLHCAPTMFGDLINKHLADMPLAVSVKPCDAMAILELEKRHQINPDALYKIGLNCGGTVLPITACKMIEIFYDVDPADVVKEEINKGKFMIELKDGTHKSVEIEELEKEGFGRRENCQRCELKIPRNADLACGNWGAEPGWTFIEIITEKGKNLIDKAESKGYVEVKVPSEKAIAIREKIEKAMIKLAQKFQDKYLEEKYPELDDWNEYWNRCIKCYACRDVCPLCFCTECDMEKEFYADKNEITPDPLTYQGVRMSHMCFSCVNCGQCEDVCPMEIPLTLVFHRMQKKYRDATGFIAGVNEELPPIYSPEKE is encoded by the coding sequence ATGAAGTCACAATTAATACTTGCAAAGGCTAAAGACAAAGAAATCAGAGAAAAAGGCGAATGTGGAGGTGCTGTCAGTGCTTTATACAAATATCTGCTAGATGAAGGACTGGTAAAAGGAGTTTTAACATTATCCATGGGAGATGATATATATGATGGTATACCCACGCTGGTTGAAAGTTCAGAGGACCTTGTTGAAACTTGTGGTTCCCTACATTGTGCACCAACCATGTTTGGAGACTTGATTAACAAACATCTAGCTGATATGCCCTTGGCTGTGAGTGTAAAACCATGTGATGCAATGGCCATTTTAGAACTAGAAAAAAGACATCAAATAAACCCTGATGCCCTTTACAAGATAGGTCTAAACTGTGGTGGTACTGTACTGCCCATAACTGCTTGTAAAATGATAGAAATATTTTATGATGTGGATCCGGCAGATGTGGTGAAAGAAGAAATAAATAAAGGAAAATTCATGATTGAATTGAAAGATGGGACTCATAAATCAGTTGAAATTGAGGAATTAGAAAAAGAAGGTTTTGGACGACGTGAAAATTGCCAGAGATGCGAATTAAAAATACCGAGAAATGCGGATCTAGCGTGTGGTAACTGGGGCGCAGAACCTGGCTGGACCTTTATAGAAATCATTACTGAGAAAGGTAAGAATTTAATTGATAAAGCCGAATCAAAGGGATATGTTGAAGTAAAAGTCCCTTCAGAAAAAGCAATAGCTATAAGGGAAAAGATAGAAAAGGCTATGATTAAATTAGCCCAAAAATTCCAGGATAAATATTTAGAAGAGAAATATCCAGAACTTGACGATTGGAACGAGTATTGGAACCGCTGCATAAAGTGCTATGCTTGCCGTGATGTATGTCCATTGTGCTTCTGTACAGAGTGTGATATGGAAAAAGAATTCTATGCTGATAAAAACGAAATAACCCCGGATCCATTGACCTATCAAGGAGTTCGAATGTCACATATGTGTTTTAGCTGTGTGAATTGTGGACAATGCGAAGATGTTTGTCCCATGGAGATTCCCCTGACCCTTGTATTCCACCGAATGCAGAAAAAATACAGGGATGCTACTGGATTCATAGCAGGTGTTAATGAAGAATTGCCACCAATCTACAGCCCTGAAAAGGAATAA
- a CDS encoding DUF1188 family protein — translation MIIKERGITEEVFTLYSGMMVGDIVNRIGDIKCDATLNWVESLNVDVDETVIVGAYLTGMKLANRLKEISKVTVIDIHPILKSLLDKNITFTDDLNRISSADLVIDTTGLGGLSPETVMERVSSDVNIFLVEDPTSEGSDSNIMAKSNIMQRLDLANSNYKGIIKTSGLNTKTSGTMTLTIEVLRKSLESILKGKGVLYGVAGMNFYEGVLFKEKDCDKFLRLMQEPALITSSLQPLSSDDTLEMNLLKIKSWVDNVSV, via the coding sequence ATGATTATTAAAGAGAGGGGAATCACAGAAGAAGTTTTCACTCTGTATTCTGGAATGATGGTCGGAGATATTGTAAATCGAATTGGGGATATTAAATGTGATGCTACCCTTAACTGGGTGGAATCACTGAATGTGGATGTGGATGAAACAGTCATTGTTGGGGCATACCTTACTGGGATGAAACTTGCCAACAGATTAAAGGAAATATCCAAGGTTACAGTTATAGATATTCATCCTATTCTAAAATCCCTACTTGATAAAAACATTACATTCACTGATGATTTAAACCGTATTAGCAGCGCTGATCTTGTCATTGACACTACCGGTCTGGGAGGTCTAAGTCCTGAGACTGTAATGGAGAGGGTTAGTTCAGATGTAAACATATTCCTAGTAGAAGATCCCACCTCAGAAGGGAGTGATAGTAACATAATGGCAAAAAGCAATATAATGCAGCGATTGGATCTTGCAAATTCCAATTATAAAGGAATTATTAAAACAAGTGGTTTAAACACTAAAACTTCAGGAACCATGACATTAACTATAGAAGTCCTTAGAAAAAGCCTTGAAAGTATTTTGAAGGGCAAGGGGGTTCTTTATGGGGTGGCTGGAATGAATTTTTATGAAGGAGTTCTTTTTAAAGAAAAAGATTGTGATAAGTTTTTGAGGTTGATGCAGGAACCGGCTCTAATAACATCATCATTACAACCATTATCATCCGATGATACATTGGAAATGAATCTGTTGAAAATAAAATCTTGGGTGGACAATGTTAGCGTCTGA
- a CDS encoding UPF0254 family protein, with amino-acid sequence MTLTVATAECFTHGIIAREIHACTQGYQGEFGPRVLRSETLKNLQEEVILLCGMFIPTLSALKSVLNVDPPQPHKIIREIKVYHEEDDQEVALLMADAIRNITGADIGIGTTAGVGKGGIAIVTNEFSVKITSDVYADLCSSDSHQLLLRQKSGIEKTLILLEEFLTH; translated from the coding sequence ATGACACTCACAGTTGCCACTGCTGAATGCTTCACTCATGGTATCATTGCCAGGGAAATCCATGCTTGTACACAGGGATACCAAGGAGAATTCGGTCCGCGCGTTTTAAGGTCAGAAACTCTGAAAAACCTTCAAGAAGAAGTGATACTTCTTTGCGGAATGTTCATCCCAACTTTAAGTGCGCTTAAATCAGTTTTAAACGTAGACCCACCCCAACCTCACAAAATTATACGAGAGATAAAAGTTTACCATGAGGAAGATGATCAAGAGGTGGCATTACTAATGGCTGATGCAATTCGAAATATCACTGGGGCGGATATTGGAATAGGAACCACTGCCGGTGTTGGTAAGGGAGGAATAGCCATTGTTACCAATGAATTCTCAGTTAAAATAACTTCAGATGTATATGCTGATCTTTGTTCCTCTGACTCCCATCAACTTCTTTTAAGACAGAAATCCGGCATTGAAAAGACTTTGATTTTACTTGAAGAGTTTTTAACTCATTAA
- the hmdC gene encoding 5,10-methenyltetrahydromethanopterin hydrogenase cofactor biosynthesis protein HmdC: MHDIIKEAVNDMNSALEISKLKTDVHDVVDAISDLSTEDATKLGMNFKKFPLGCDLTEIVVGTCASDLTKDELLGNCILADMIGASIHVCAYAFADIAESNNMKGIDIIREVRAVTDVPIDLDHFGRSGAMRFPREIVKCPGQCYTEGPPFKGCPRDRIHARLIEKEEAALEERDDWVKCSSSVAINVTSAQGGEGHAAPLEEAEEIANLAKKYGKGVEAIMFIGDGYEDLITGFEKALELGSDVFVLEGGPFNQSSDRLDSFAKAVAMARILVPGKIVATNGAYEDECRVGLRAGLNAIITGFPKNHHGYMCGYSPGTAKKGNFGLPRVIKIIKEELKQDLTSVPIQRGELEALARAIKVVGPDNVYPVKIGDFTIGDAHWAVLPNSPLYEKVEVERTIQGIHESLTGNSTALLGGRFVSWALAKELNNDMDEIIISDADPWVEKVTVDILSEELQPNIIGASSDDAKASRNADHTIITSTIPKLVKTISKKLEGSITLV, from the coding sequence GTGCACGATATCATTAAGGAAGCAGTAAATGACATGAATTCCGCTCTTGAGATAAGCAAATTAAAAACTGATGTCCATGATGTGGTGGATGCTATTTCTGATTTATCAACTGAAGATGCAACAAAACTAGGAATGAATTTTAAAAAATTCCCTTTAGGATGCGATCTTACAGAGATCGTGGTGGGTACTTGTGCATCTGACTTAACTAAGGATGAATTACTAGGTAACTGCATTTTAGCTGATATGATTGGGGCTTCCATCCATGTGTGTGCTTATGCTTTTGCAGATATTGCAGAATCCAATAACATGAAGGGTATTGATATCATACGAGAAGTTCGTGCAGTAACCGATGTTCCTATAGATCTTGACCACTTCGGAAGGAGCGGGGCTATGAGATTCCCCAGAGAGATTGTGAAATGTCCAGGACAATGTTACACTGAAGGGCCGCCATTTAAAGGATGTCCTCGAGACCGGATTCATGCCAGGTTAATAGAAAAAGAGGAAGCTGCATTGGAAGAAAGGGATGATTGGGTTAAGTGTTCATCATCAGTAGCAATTAATGTCACCAGTGCACAAGGTGGTGAAGGTCATGCTGCACCCTTGGAAGAGGCTGAAGAAATTGCAAACCTTGCAAAAAAATATGGAAAAGGTGTTGAAGCAATTATGTTCATTGGTGATGGATACGAAGATCTCATTACTGGATTTGAGAAAGCCTTGGAATTAGGGTCAGATGTATTTGTGTTAGAGGGAGGGCCATTCAACCAGTCAAGTGACCGGTTGGACAGCTTTGCTAAGGCAGTGGCAATGGCACGTATATTAGTTCCAGGTAAAATCGTTGCCACTAATGGGGCATATGAAGATGAGTGCCGTGTAGGGCTGCGAGCTGGGCTTAATGCAATAATTACTGGTTTTCCCAAAAATCATCATGGGTACATGTGTGGTTACAGCCCTGGAACTGCTAAAAAAGGGAATTTTGGGCTTCCTCGCGTGATAAAAATAATTAAAGAAGAATTAAAGCAAGATTTAACCAGCGTACCTATCCAAAGGGGAGAATTAGAGGCATTAGCCCGTGCAATTAAAGTAGTTGGTCCTGATAATGTTTACCCAGTCAAAATAGGAGATTTTACTATAGGTGATGCTCATTGGGCAGTACTACCCAACTCACCGCTCTATGAGAAAGTGGAAGTTGAAAGGACAATCCAAGGTATTCATGAGAGTTTAACTGGCAATAGTACTGCACTTTTAGGTGGTAGGTTTGTGTCATGGGCTTTAGCCAAAGAACTGAACAACGATATGGATGAGATCATCATCAGTGATGCAGATCCTTGGGTGGAAAAGGTAACTGTGGACATCTTAAGTGAAGAATTACAACCTAATATCATTGGAGCTTCATCAGACGATGCAAAAGCCTCAAGAAATGCAGATCACACCATAATCACCTCAACTATTCCCAAGCTGGTTAAAACTATTTCAAAAAAGTTAGAAGGGTCAATTACTTTGGTTTGA
- a CDS encoding molybdopterin-dependent oxidoreductase, with protein sequence MLKIAHTICPSCSVGCGVNLIIKNQKVVGTFPYKRHPINQGKNCKKGRDSFQTLTKNRLENPLMKKDGFQQVSWEYALNKAAHKLKSYPAKDIGIIVSGNCTNEEYETLKKLADTLDVENIGCNIGNISNFEIETANFDDVENSDIIMIIGNVLKENPLLGRRIILAKEKGAEIINIDNPEKTLTGINSHQYLKIESTSSIQDNIENSMLDKLTETSTVIIGQLENKDKFIEILKFFQQTDAKILPVMENCNSQGAMNNFPSLTKENLKKLAEKAKILFVLGDDPASYMEESLKNVDFLISQGCFVNDTVLMADLVLPGSCWVEKSGSFTNTTGNRQEFKEIIQAPGNAMDDKIIIINIAKEIGIEL encoded by the coding sequence ATGTTAAAAATAGCCCATACCATATGCCCTTCATGTAGTGTAGGGTGCGGTGTGAATCTTATAATTAAAAACCAGAAAGTAGTGGGAACTTTTCCCTATAAAAGACATCCCATTAATCAGGGAAAAAACTGTAAAAAAGGGAGAGATTCATTCCAAACTTTAACCAAAAACAGATTAGAAAATCCTTTGATGAAAAAAGACGGTTTTCAACAAGTAAGCTGGGAATACGCCTTGAATAAAGCTGCTCACAAATTAAAATCATATCCAGCTAAAGATATTGGAATTATTGTCTCTGGAAATTGTACAAATGAAGAGTACGAAACATTAAAAAAACTCGCTGATACTCTTGATGTTGAAAATATTGGATGCAACATAGGAAATATTTCCAACTTTGAAATAGAAACAGCAAACTTTGATGATGTTGAAAACTCCGACATTATTATGATAATAGGAAATGTGTTGAAAGAAAATCCTCTTTTAGGCCGGAGAATCATTTTAGCCAAGGAAAAGGGGGCAGAAATAATTAACATTGATAATCCAGAAAAAACATTAACTGGAATCAATTCCCATCAATACCTTAAAATTGAATCAACTTCCTCTATACAAGACAACATTGAAAATTCAATGTTGGATAAACTAACAGAAACATCCACGGTTATTATTGGCCAATTGGAAAACAAAGATAAATTTATTGAAATTTTAAAATTTTTCCAACAAACTGATGCTAAAATTTTACCAGTTATGGAAAATTGTAACAGCCAAGGAGCAATGAACAATTTCCCCTCCTTAACAAAAGAAAATCTAAAAAAACTCGCAGAAAAAGCAAAAATATTATTTGTGCTGGGTGACGACCCTGCTTCTTATATGGAAGAATCCCTGAAAAATGTTGATTTTTTGATTAGCCAGGGTTGTTTTGTTAATGATACTGTTTTAATGGCTGATTTAGTGCTTCCAGGTTCTTGTTGGGTGGAAAAATCTGGTTCATTTACAAATACCACTGGAAATAGGCAAGAATTCAAAGAAATAATCCAAGCTCCAGGAAATGCCATGGACGATAAGATAATAATCATCAATATTGCTAAAGAAATTGGAATAGAGTTGTGA
- a CDS encoding hydrogenase iron-sulfur subunit: MSKEDPKILGFCCNWCCYGGADTAGTARMQYPPNVRIMRVMCSGRINPAMVLKAFKEGADGVFVGGCHMGDCHYDAGNYKWNRRAKLIEDLIPEFGVDKERFRFEWISASEGEKFQETMNEFAATIKSIGPLKRSIPKKIV, from the coding sequence ATGTCAAAAGAAGACCCAAAAATTCTAGGATTCTGTTGTAACTGGTGTTGTTATGGTGGTGCTGACACAGCAGGTACTGCACGGATGCAGTATCCTCCGAATGTTAGAATTATGAGAGTAATGTGTTCTGGTAGAATTAATCCGGCAATGGTGCTCAAAGCATTTAAAGAAGGAGCTGATGGTGTTTTTGTAGGCGGTTGTCATATGGGTGACTGTCACTACGATGCTGGGAATTATAAATGGAATCGGAGGGCTAAGCTAATTGAAGATTTAATACCAGAATTCGGTGTAGATAAAGAAAGATTCAGATTTGAATGGATCTCTGCTTCTGAGGGAGAAAAATTTCAGGAAACAATGAACGAATTCGCTGCTACCATAAAATCAATCGGCCCTCTTAAAAGGTCCATTCCAAAAAAAATAGTTTAA
- the bioB gene encoding biotin synthase BioB, with the protein MINKIIKKALNEENLEKNEVLDLFKSSSLEDGIKLFEAASEIRNSNKKMIKLTSTVHLTNVCKITPKCMYCGFAAKTSSEGYYNSFSKTEDEIISAIRSIEESGIPRVSCSGAHGFDGKHAVQAAKLVKENTNLELLINVGSDLNMDALQKLAEYQTDTVCCNLETINKNLFNQLKPGEMLKNRLMVCKMVNDLNIELSSGLLIGIGESYLDRVNHLFFLKEFSTLGEVPIMGFNPYLDTPMEDHPPCSLIEQMKTIAIARLLFPHLRITVPAPTIGPENVKFSLMAGADNVATVIPDNYPLNVKGVGSPRYGNMNEVVNTIEELGLIPQIKETICPVKEVGITEI; encoded by the coding sequence TTGATAAACAAGATTATCAAAAAAGCGTTAAACGAAGAAAATTTGGAAAAAAACGAAGTTTTAGATTTGTTCAAGTCAAGTTCCTTGGAAGATGGTATTAAATTATTTGAAGCAGCATCTGAAATTCGAAATTCCAATAAAAAGATGATAAAACTCACATCCACGGTTCATTTAACCAATGTGTGTAAAATAACCCCAAAATGTATGTACTGTGGGTTTGCGGCTAAAACATCGTCAGAAGGCTATTATAATTCTTTTTCAAAAACAGAAGATGAAATCATATCAGCTATTCGATCTATAGAAGAATCAGGGATTCCAAGGGTAAGTTGTTCTGGAGCTCATGGATTTGATGGAAAACATGCAGTTCAGGCAGCTAAACTAGTAAAAGAAAATACTAACTTGGAATTATTAATCAATGTCGGTTCAGATCTTAATATGGATGCACTGCAAAAATTGGCAGAATACCAGACAGACACGGTATGTTGTAATCTGGAAACAATTAATAAAAACCTATTCAATCAATTAAAACCTGGAGAAATGCTTAAAAATCGTTTAATGGTTTGTAAGATGGTAAATGATCTTAACATTGAACTGTCTTCAGGGTTACTTATTGGAATAGGAGAATCTTACTTGGATCGGGTTAATCATCTATTCTTTTTGAAAGAGTTCTCAACCTTAGGTGAAGTGCCAATTATGGGTTTTAACCCTTATTTAGACACACCAATGGAGGATCATCCTCCCTGTTCACTTATTGAACAGATGAAGACTATTGCCATTGCCCGATTGTTATTCCCCCATCTACGGATTACTGTCCCTGCTCCCACAATAGGTCCTGAAAATGTCAAATTTTCACTGATGGCCGGGGCAGATAATGTGGCTACTGTCATTCCTGATAACTATCCTCTGAATGTAAAAGGAGTGGGATCTCCAAGATATGGAAATATGAATGAAGTCGTTAACACCATTGAAGAGCTTGGATTGATCCCTCAAATTAAAGAAACAATCTGCCCAGTTAAAGAAGTTGGAATCACTGAAATATGA
- a CDS encoding DUF3236 family protein, with translation MSFNEIIQNAYQESIQDERFGDTEDELIALRNHIRSCKKIVVPNKNTIKTSAINEVLTKFNLPSAEHMCIHTNFADLSRTPAITKALLALDICNCDLVIARGRLGVPGSGSLLVIMDNKGRVLSAATSPSHVLHGKKVEDAVKDEITQALLRIGFSVVK, from the coding sequence ATGAGTTTCAATGAAATTATACAAAATGCATATCAAGAATCAATCCAGGACGAACGTTTCGGAGACACTGAAGATGAACTAATTGCTCTTCGGAACCATATTCGGTCTTGTAAGAAGATAGTTGTTCCCAACAAAAACACCATCAAAACTTCTGCTATAAATGAAGTATTAACCAAATTCAACCTACCCAGTGCCGAGCACATGTGCATCCACACCAACTTTGCAGACTTATCACGAACTCCAGCAATCACCAAAGCATTATTGGCCCTAGATATATGTAATTGTGATTTAGTAATTGCTAGAGGGCGCTTAGGGGTGCCAGGTTCGGGATCATTACTAGTCATAATGGATAACAAGGGCAGGGTACTGTCAGCTGCTACTTCACCTTCCCATGTTTTGCACGGTAAGAAGGTTGAGGATGCAGTGAAAGATGAAATTACTCAGGCTCTTTTGAGAATTGGGTTTTCGGTGGTGAAATGA
- a CDS encoding H(2)-dependent methylenetetrahydromethanopterin dehydrogenase-related protein, with translation MKISVYGAGNQDLYVNQLKLPEKYGGIPPYGGSRMAIEFKEAGHDVYLAEPNYEMLLPDMWKTVEDAGVTVTDNDVEAAKNAEIAVLFTPFGKPTFNIAKNIITHLPEGSVLANTCTVSPIVLYYVLELEIKRKRKDIGICSMHPAAVPGTPHHGHYVLGAHTTNNLDLATPEQIKKCVDLVEGTKKEAYVVPADVSSTVADMGSLVTAVTLSGVLDYYQVGTKVIKVPEEMVEKQILMTLQTMASLVESSGVKGLLKAVNPEILVKSASSMHLLEKQKDLDAALEILSNLDPELMQSTKEAEIKPTNLVAAQALAKELLGLMGEKASEGTIRRCMRKMFE, from the coding sequence ATGAAAATTTCAGTTTACGGTGCTGGAAATCAGGACCTTTATGTCAATCAGCTAAAATTACCCGAAAAATATGGGGGAATTCCTCCATATGGAGGGAGTAGAATGGCTATTGAGTTTAAAGAAGCTGGACATGATGTTTATCTTGCAGAACCCAACTATGAAATGTTACTCCCTGATATGTGGAAAACTGTGGAAGATGCAGGTGTAACAGTAACTGATAATGATGTTGAAGCAGCTAAAAATGCAGAAATAGCCGTACTTTTCACTCCCTTTGGTAAACCCACCTTTAACATTGCTAAAAATATCATAACTCACCTCCCCGAAGGCAGTGTTCTTGCTAACACATGTACTGTATCTCCCATAGTACTTTATTATGTGTTAGAATTGGAGATTAAAAGGAAAAGAAAAGATATCGGTATTTGTTCCATGCACCCTGCAGCAGTTCCTGGAACACCTCATCATGGCCATTATGTCCTTGGAGCTCACACCACTAATAATCTGGACTTGGCGACACCAGAACAGATCAAGAAATGTGTTGATCTGGTTGAAGGAACCAAGAAGGAGGCTTATGTTGTACCTGCAGATGTTTCATCAACAGTGGCTGACATGGGATCCCTGGTAACTGCTGTAACCCTCTCTGGTGTTCTGGATTATTACCAAGTTGGTACAAAAGTCATAAAAGTACCTGAAGAAATGGTGGAAAAACAAATACTAATGACTTTACAGACAATGGCGTCCTTAGTAGAATCATCAGGAGTTAAAGGACTTTTAAAGGCAGTAAATCCAGAAATACTGGTGAAAAGCGCTAGTTCCATGCATCTTTTAGAAAAGCAAAAAGACTTAGATGCAGCTTTAGAGATTTTATCTAACTTGGATCCCGAGTTAATGCAAAGTACCAAAGAAGCTGAAATAAAACCTACCAATCTAGTGGCTGCCCAAGCTTTAGCCAAAGAACTTCTGGGCCTTATGGGAGAAAAAGCATCTGAAGGTACTATCAGAAGGTGCATGCGTAAGATGTTTGAATGA
- a CDS encoding Nif3-like dinuclear metal center hexameric protein — MLASELIKLMEQKVPLKLALKDDRVGFIGPGRPEEIEVEKAAIFLDIIPGNYLNELEADLIVCHHPPLFFPPIPTYIIHSNWDIVQGGANDALAESLKIEVTDIFEDETGIGRICKLECTIEEFIEQVAMALDMDHLRIVKGNQRIIEKVAIISGFGLNKHYIKLASEKDVDLLLSGDLTHPGSILAHKLGITLIDATHQATELPGLIKLCQLISELGVKADLNNMGMPWATVLLKNYSIS, encoded by the coding sequence ATGTTAGCGTCTGAATTAATTAAACTGATGGAACAGAAAGTTCCACTTAAACTGGCTTTAAAGGATGATCGCGTAGGATTCATTGGACCTGGCCGTCCTGAAGAAATTGAGGTGGAGAAAGCCGCTATATTTTTAGATATTATTCCTGGAAATTATCTTAATGAATTGGAAGCGGATTTAATTGTTTGTCACCACCCCCCATTGTTTTTTCCACCAATTCCTACTTACATCATCCATTCCAACTGGGATATTGTCCAGGGCGGGGCTAATGACGCCCTGGCCGAATCCCTAAAGATAGAAGTCACCGACATTTTCGAAGATGAAACAGGAATTGGAAGGATTTGCAAACTTGAATGTACAATTGAAGAGTTTATAGAACAGGTTGCCATGGCTCTTGATATGGATCATCTTCGGATTGTTAAAGGTAACCAGAGAATAATTGAGAAAGTTGCCATAATATCAGGGTTTGGTTTAAACAAGCATTACATAAAATTGGCTAGTGAAAAGGATGTTGATCTATTATTGTCTGGTGATTTAACTCATCCTGGAAGTATTCTTGCCCATAAATTAGGAATTACCCTCATCGATGCAACTCACCAAGCCACAGAACTTCCTGGTTTAATAAAACTGTGTCAACTGATAAGTGAATTAGGTGTTAAGGCTGATTTAAATAACATGGGCATGCCGTGGGCAACAGTTCTTCTTAAAAATTACTCTATAAGTTAA
- the hmd gene encoding 5,10-methenyltetrahydromethanopterin hydrogenase → MKLAILGAGCYRTHAASGITNFSRACEVAEKVGKPEIAMTHSTITMGAELKELAGIDEIVVADPVFDKEFTVIDDFEYEKVIEAHKDNPETVMPEIREKVNQVAKDLPKPPEGAIHFTHPEDLGFEITSSDNEAVQDADWVMTWFPKGDMQMGIIKKFADDLKEGAILTHACTVPTTMFQKIFEDLSSDEMNIAPKVNVSSYHPGAVPEMKGQVYVAEGYASEDAICSLVDWGLEARGNAFKLPAELLGPVCDMCSALTAITYAGILSYRDSVMNVLGAPAGFAQMMAKESLTQVTDLMNSVGIDHMEEKLDPGALLGTADSMNFGAAADLLPSVLEVLEDRKGKGPTCNL, encoded by the coding sequence ATGAAACTTGCAATATTAGGAGCCGGTTGTTACAGAACCCACGCTGCCAGTGGAATAACAAACTTCAGCCGAGCTTGCGAAGTAGCAGAAAAAGTCGGAAAACCAGAAATCGCCATGACCCATTCCACCATTACCATGGGGGCAGAACTAAAAGAACTAGCAGGTATAGATGAAATCGTGGTTGCTGATCCTGTATTTGACAAGGAATTCACAGTTATTGATGACTTTGAATACGAAAAAGTCATTGAAGCCCACAAAGATAATCCGGAAACTGTCATGCCTGAAATCAGGGAAAAAGTAAATCAAGTAGCTAAAGACCTTCCAAAACCACCAGAAGGTGCTATCCACTTCACACACCCTGAAGACCTAGGTTTTGAAATAACTTCCAGTGATAATGAGGCGGTTCAGGACGCTGACTGGGTTATGACTTGGTTCCCCAAGGGTGACATGCAGATGGGAATAATTAAAAAATTTGCAGACGACCTTAAAGAAGGTGCCATTTTAACCCACGCTTGCACAGTTCCCACTACTATGTTTCAAAAAATATTTGAAGACTTATCCAGCGACGAAATGAATATTGCCCCTAAAGTAAATGTATCATCTTATCACCCTGGTGCAGTTCCTGAAATGAAGGGACAAGTATATGTTGCTGAAGGTTATGCCTCAGAAGATGCTATTTGCAGTTTAGTCGATTGGGGTTTAGAAGCACGTGGTAATGCTTTCAAACTACCTGCAGAATTATTAGGCCCAGTCTGTGACATGTGTTCAGCACTCACTGCCATAACTTACGCAGGAATCTTAAGCTACCGAGATTCAGTGATGAACGTACTTGGAGCTCCAGCAGGATTTGCTCAGATGATGGCTAAAGAATCACTGACCCAAGTAACGGATCTAATGAACAGTGTGGGAATAGACCATATGGAAGAAAAACTGGATCCTGGAGCATTACTGGGAACAGCTGATTCTATGAACTTCGGGGCTGCTGCAGACCTGCTACCATCAGTTCTTGAAGTATTGGAAGACAGGAAAGGGAAAGGTCCTACTTGTAATTTATAA
- a CDS encoding pilus assembly protein: MIISNTQCDVCINKIKMIRPGMNPKSCDLKLNVDWSIEYSIKNEEILEYVCTLDTMGDVPIQFAIQGHLESQTKIEDLEKRSDELSTLILDKCMNTMINILNDTKNSQITLNNISPVYLNCVPSEFKN, encoded by the coding sequence ATGATAATAAGTAATACGCAATGTGATGTTTGTATAAATAAAATCAAAATGATCCGACCGGGAATGAATCCAAAAAGTTGTGATTTGAAGTTGAATGTTGATTGGAGTATTGAATACAGCATAAAAAATGAAGAAATTCTTGAATATGTTTGTACTCTAGATACAATGGGCGATGTGCCAATTCAATTTGCCATACAAGGCCATTTAGAATCCCAAACAAAAATAGAAGACTTAGAAAAACGTTCAGATGAATTATCTACTCTTATACTAGACAAGTGTATGAACACTATGATCAACATATTAAATGATACTAAAAACAGCCAAATCACCCTAAACAACATCTCCCCAGTGTATTTAAATTGTGTTCCTAGTGAATTTAAAAATTAA